A stretch of DNA from Luteolibacter sp. Y139:
CATTCACGTCCGGGCCGACCGCCGGCATATGCAGGACCGGGATGCGTTTGAGATCCGGAAGGGTTGTCCGCTGCCGCTGAACTTGGAAATGGGCGTGACGGCCGAGATGACCAAGCTCGCCCTGGAGTTGAAGCCGGAGTTTGCCTGTCTGGTCCCAGAGACCCGCGAGGAGGTCACCACCGAGGGTGGTCTCGATGTTGCCGGCCGGCTTGCCGAGGTAAAGGCCTGCGTGAAGACCCTTCAGGACCACGGGATCCGCGTTTCGCTTTTCATCGATCCGGATCTGCATCAGATCGAAGCCGCTTCGCATTGCGGTGCGGAGATGATCGAGCTGCATACCGGCTGCTTTGCCAATGCAGTTGACTCCGAACTGGAGCGCGAGATCGGTCGCCTGATCGAAGGTGCGAAGGCTGGCCACGCCGCGGGCATTCAGGTGAATGCGGGGCACGGCATCAACTACTCGAATATCTTCCGCCTCTTCACGGTACCTTATTTGGCCGAGCTCAATATCGGGCACACGATTGTCTCCCGGGCGATGCGGGTGGGTTTCACCGAAGCCGTG
This window harbors:
- a CDS encoding pyridoxine 5'-phosphate synthase, with translation MLLGVNIDHVATLRQARYALLPDSPNAEPSPLQAALDAQDGGADSITIHVRADRRHMQDRDAFEIRKGCPLPLNLEMGVTAEMTKLALELKPEFACLVPETREEVTTEGGLDVAGRLAEVKACVKTLQDHGIRVSLFIDPDLHQIEAASHCGAEMIELHTGCFANAVDSELEREIGRLIEGAKAGHAAGIQVNAGHGINYSNIFRLFTVPYLAELNIGHTIVSRAMRVGFTEAVREMKELMAAYPEA